The Theileria orientalis strain Shintoku DNA, chromosome 2, complete genome genome has a window encoding:
- a CDS encoding uncharacterized protein (Brix domain containing protein) has translation MKCYSDIICKSAFSLLRNRSFFCRSVSHINLSSNLKFRNKHTNYISRAFYHDLSDNSDLLSRPFNDNVLKLTNYDEYHRHIYKPLDTDTVNLNDLVVSVFFNKQSTASLSVLDSVNELSSAFPSNKFLLVDSDMVPRSAYDADVQHFPSALLSYGGDLYRDLVSEESGFNPNLRSYYNWSFTHFEKENPENNACVLPMNFYNSVVKAIKKFSSYNGKKVSSIKSKAGTHSYTHGIDTDNLNLKRVGWPTERKTLNEKSVDTGSPRIIVIRRGIVNYEVKQLAHNLRLMLSPNCATRLKEGSKQKLRDFTSVADVLGLTHLIVLSQSSNGTYLKIANLPHGHTLTFLVNKLSLMSDVSNHLNNPHSFDSSNNPPLLILNGFGSSFYKSKTDDSDAENGYSNVDKAMGYVTDTLNKMIAPLDLTTTKIQNCKRAILFYKEKETNHIMLRHYSINLIDCNTSSQVKDLISRKSIKNLINKETDFENIVNTEHREDQDESGRSGFNSDTDEVVELDNMFPQNLIAKNKYGVELDPSEMGETTNKIGIRLVEIGPRLSLTLVKVQDDTFTGSVKYHKFVSKSQEELEENKKLEPTIINKRKLESERVLKIYQKYAKKSNKSNDGKLESKKDNDDNGDDHDGHVEEIEQV, from the exons atgaagtgTTATTCTgatataatatgtaaatcGGCCTTTTCTTTACTCAGAAACAGATCATTCTTCTGTCGATCCGTTTCTCACATTAACCTATCTAGTAACCTGAAATTTCGCAACAAGcatacaaattatatttcaAGAGCATTCTATCATGACCTTTCTGATAATTCAGATTTACTATCCAGACCATTTAACGacaatgttttaaaattaaccaaTTATGATGAATATCATCGTCACATATACAAACCTTTAG atacTGACACCGTGAATTTGAATGATTTGGTTGTttctgtattttttaacaaacaAAGCACAGCATCTTTATCAGTGTTGGATTCGGTAAATGAACTATCGTCAGCCTTCCCTTCAAATAAGTTTCTATTGGTTGATTCTGACATGGTCCCGAGGTCCGCTTATGACGCTGATGTGCAGCATTTTCCATCAGCTTTGCTATCCTACGGAGGTGATTTGTACAGGGATTTGGTTTCTGAAGAATCAGGATTTAATCCGAACTTAAGAAGCTATTACAATTGGTCGTTTACTCAttttgaaaaggaaaatcCAGAAAATAATGCTTGTGTGTTACCCATGAATTTTTACAACTCAGTTGTTAAAGccattaaaaaatttagtTCATATAATGGGAAGAAAGTATCGTCCATCAAGTCTAAAGCAGGAACACACTCATATACACACGGAATTGACACAGATAACTTAAACTTGAAACGAGTTGGATGGCCAACAGa GCGCAAAacattaaatgaaaaatcaGTAGATACTGGATCACCTCGTATAATAGTTATAAGAAGAGGTATTGTGAACTATGAAGTTAAGCAGCTGGCCCATAACCTGAGACTGATGCTCTCACCCAACTGTGCAACACGTTTGAAGGAAGGGTCGAAGCAGAAGTTGAGAGATTTCACATCAGTAGCAGACGTATTAGGGTTGACGCACTTGATAGTGTTATCGCAGAGCTCGAATGGCACGTATCTGAAAATAGCAAACCTTCCGCACGGACACACACTCACATTCCTGGTCAATAAGCTGTCACTGATGTCAGACGTATCAAATCACCTGAACAATCCGCACTCGTTTGATTCGTCAAACAATCCTCCGTTGCTGATCCTGAATGGATTTGGAAGCAGTTTTTACAAGTCGAAGACCGATGATTCAGACGCGGAAAATGGATACTCAAATGTAGATAAGGCAATGGGCTACGTAACTGAcactttaaataaaatgattgCGCCGCTCGACCTAACAACAACTAAG ataCAAAACTGTAAAAGAGCGatattgttttataaagaaaaggaaacgAACCATATTATGTTGAGACACTACTCAATAAACTTGATTGATTGTAACACGTCATCGCAAGTGAAGGATCTGATTAGTAGGAAAAGCATTAAAAACTTAATTAACAAGGAAACGGATTTTGAAAACATAGTTAACACGGAACATAGAGAAGATCAAGATGAAAGTGGGAGATCCGGCTTCAATAGCGATACGGACGAAGTGGTGGAGTTGGACAACATGTTCCCACAAAACCTTATCgcaaaaaacaaatacgGAGTCGAGTTGGACCCTAGTGAAATGGGAGAAACTACGAACAAAATCGGAATAAG ACTCGTTGAGATTGGACCAAGACTGTCGCTGACATTGGTCAAAGTACAAGATGATACGTTTACAGGATCAG TGAAGTACCACAAGTTTGTGAGTAAATCacaggaggagctggaagagaataaaaagttagAACCCACaatcataaataaaaggaagCTTGAGTCGGAACGCgtgttaaaaatatatcaaaaGTATGCAAAGAAATCTAATAAGTCAAATGATGGTAAACTTGAATCAAAGAAGGACAACGATGATAATGGAGATGACCATGATGGGCACGTTGAAGA AATAGAACAAGTATAA
- a CDS encoding purine nucleoside phosphorylase, with amino-acid sequence MTKMEYKDCSILRNIGIPEDRIHKTAVICGNLGRFKVFARYGTKYKEYKKFSSYGAAELEVEGQMILIVCHGVSASSMGPILRELIEMGVKNIIRGGTCGTYKPKIHKAGDIFICYASIRDDTTSISEINVRYPAVADYDVIDALMDSSKELEIQTFVGIDYTSDLFYRRTCKYDHRDLFSDYGLVDTEDLELATLFVVSSLYGAKAGAILTVDGCPREWWSGNYHAGKEVVNEGVDKMARVALKAAAEINKKF; translated from the coding sequence ATGACTAAAATGGAATACAAGGACTGCTCAATTCTGAGGAACATTGGCATCCCAGAGGATAGGATCCACAAAACGGCAGTGATATGTGGAAACCTAGGCCGCTTTAAAGTTTTTGCCAGATATGGAACCAAATACAAGGAGTACAAGAAGTTCTCCTCCTACGGCGCCGCCGAGTTGGAAGTGGAAGGACAAATGATACTGATTGTCTGCCACGGAGTCTCGGCAAGTTCCATGGGTCCAATTTTAAGAGAACTGATAGAAATGGGCGTCAAGAACATAATCAGGGGTGGAACGTGTGGAACGTACAAACCTAAAATACACAAGGCAGGCGACATCTTCATATGTTACGCCTCCATTCGAGACGATACGACCTCAATATCAGAAATCAATGTGAGATACCCAGCCGTTGCCGATTATGACGTTATCGACGCCCTGATGGATTCCTCAAAGGAGCTCGAAATACAGACCTTTGTCGGCATCGACTACACATCGGATCTATTCTACAGAAGGACCTGCAAGTACGACCACAGAGACCTGTTCTCAGACTACGGATTAGTTGACACCGAGGATCTAGAGTTGGCAACCCTGTTTGTTGTCTCTTCGTTGTACGGAGCAAAGGCAGGAGCAATTCTGACCGTGGACGGATGCCCAAGGGAATGGTGGAGTGGAAACTATCACGCAGGAAAAGAAGTAGTCAACGAGGGCGTAGACAAAATGGCACGAGTAGCCTTGAAAGCTGCGGcagaaataaataaaaagttttAA
- a CDS encoding uncharacterized protein (zinc finger, DHHC-type domain containing protein): MDSETDNIIIDEQFVDTEKNDLDSYRIQTRRTESYSSYVPNRIIGGEKDTDPLLTNKDRKSSSKTCFRSPHSKNVSGNKRSVLQYFPVVFVTFLYSVMYGTFFMYHLKPEINQDLAHYGVLSDGVIIQNFVTHLILLLLITSYVLCIIKNPGGIPDTLEWSLSNRDINTTCVLYETKKSGARRVCKWCSMFKPDRTHHCRTCGRCVLKMDHHCPWANNCIGWRNHKYFYLTILYSDVFSVYIAVLLFPTMRHVLSNSTMSFDEVMLILATEVISIFLSVVLTCFLLFHTWLICENFTTIEFCEKYSGKMMQMEVSIWSDGLYGNLKSVLGKNPLLWLIPYDDREGDGISFRKGEKGRESIDDSDQTVATENSVFMKIARDSRQFDPEIGEESP; encoded by the exons ATGGACTCAGAAACcgataatataataatagatGAACAATTCGTGGACACTGAGAAAAATGACCTGGATTCATATAGAATTCAAACTAGAAGAACAGAAAGCTACTCATCGTACGTGCCAAATCGTATCATTGGCGGAGAAAAGGACACAGATCCCCTATTGACTAACAAAGATAGGAAATCTTCTTCTAAAACTTGTTTCAGGTCGCCGCATTCTAAAAATGTATCTGGCAACAAGAGGTCGGTGCTGCAGTACTTCCCCGTGGTCTTTGTGACTTTCCTGTACAGTGTTATGTATGGCACGTTCTTCATGTACCACTTGAAGCCTGAAATAAACCAGGACCTCGCCCACTATGGCGTTCTAAGTGACGGCGTGATCATTCAGAACTTCGTCACGCACCTCATCCTTCTCCTGCTGATCACAAGCTACGTGCTTTGCATCATCAAAAACCCCGGGGGGATCCCCGACACGCTCGAATGGAGCCTGTCGAACCGGGATATCAACACCACGTGTGTGCTTTACGAGACGAAGAAATCGGGGGCCCGAAGGGTCTGCAAGTGGTGCTCAATGTTCAAACCGGACCGAACTCACCACTGCCGAACCTGCGGTCGCTGCGTTCTGAAGATGGACCATCACTGCCCGTGGGCCAACAACTGCATAGGGTGGAGGAACCACAAGTACTTCTACCTAACGATCCTGTACTCAGATGTGTTTTCAGTTTATATCGCAGTGCTTCTCTTTCCTACGATGAGGCACGTTTTAAGCAACTCAACG ATGTCCTTTGACGAGGTCATGCTGATCCTTGCAACTGAGGTGATATCGATTTTCCTCTCGGTCGTCCTCACCTGCTTCCTTCTGTTCCACACCTGGCTGATTTGCGAGAACTTCACCACCATTGAGTTCTGCGAGAAGTATTCCGGCAAGATGATGCAGATGGAAGTCTCGATCTGGTCCGATGGTCTCTACGGGAACTTGAAATCTGTTCTCGGCAAGAATCCGCTACTGTGGCTAATACCTTACG ATGATCGTGAGGGTGATGGCATTTCATTCAGAAAGGGTGAAAAGGGCAGGGAGTCAATTGACGATTCTGACCAGACCGTGGCCACTGAGAACTCTGTGTTCATGAAAATTGCCAGAGACTCGAGGCAATTCGACCCTGAAATTGGGGAAGAGAGCCCCTAA
- a CDS encoding predicted protein: MNLFTLHTKNGFYIYRCIPINTLQNDTAKNGNSSEEEPTELINNFKPDCIWSQDRFARQCVCSYNNNLAVLDDRSGLSIIYMKNGVSSDLAIDTLRGVGKFKNMYTPLGCKNIKHLQWSNNGIYLAVYFNLPNYSEAGLCLDDNLHIWDISKKNIVATFSTRRLSPEQWPVIKWLGDSDNFALCHNHQVNVYSIASEPSSLKTVRCLLSIAVPMVFSVEVFHKPQKNGCLSEGDKAYLACFSPTDANNTPGNLRISTLEWTGEALKEVQCENHELRFTDSAELLWSPSGQNLIAVAQSTVDMAGEKYGSTANCLLYSNTGRLVSKVNTATTHDVRWNPKKDEFILMQGNMPCKITLYNAELETLFEFPNMYRNTIKWNPMGNMVALGGFGNLAGEICFWYKKEESDEMEQIVQFKEPCTVISEWSLDSKYFMTASTFPRMKVDNFYKIFNCEGYLIASESVDECYDVSWFCGNQDEKDFIRPRVRKSLVRKAVYRPKMLQKTTKQSVSVPPTTSLTNTRFSKAPGSPIFTTLKSTGENPLLYSPPNVKSHDAGAAKEKMSKSVFSNEHGNKCDPSTDLIQSFKHIFSLSFMREQNQMMERQANVRDQQNYRQYEGFNDQRIGTNSGAGTSNMNNMVNMSNMGNMNNLNNLSNMINSVNRQKYGDNVRQNYTGNSGTLSGNNGHGSLGALSSSSYLRGSYGDNGRSYGDNGRSYGDNGRSYGDNGKIYGDNGKIYGDNGRSSYSESSRASLQERLNFHEGQRQASNEARQGLGYGGNGNGNGNGNGQRKNTIDESKQNSMFIRLKNQLHSDKAKTQNHSIMDEGQLLRLLLEAKIRSKPN, encoded by the coding sequence ATGAATTTGTTCACGTTACACACGAAAAATGGGTTTTACATATACAGATGTATACCCATCAACACATTGCAAAACGACACAGCAAAAAATGGGAATTCCTCAGAGGAGGAGCCCACGGAGCTAATCAACAACTTTAAGCCGGATTGCATATGGTCACAGGACAGGTTCGCGAGACAGTGCGTGTGTTCATACAACAACAACCTGGCAGTGCTGGACGACCGCTCAGGACTGTCAATCATATACATGAAAAACGGAGTGAGCTCGGACCTGGCAATAGACACACTGAGAGGAGTGGGGAAGTTTAAGAACATGTACACGCCGCTCGGATGCAAGAACATTAAGCACCTGCAGTGGTCGAACAACGGAATTTATTTGGCAGTGTACTTTAACCTGCCAAACTACTCGGAGGCAGGACTGTGCCTGGACGACAACCTGCACATATGGGACATCTCGAAGAAAAACATAGTGGCGACCTTCAGCACGAGAAGGCTGTCGCCGGAGCAGTGGCCAGTGATCAAGTGGCTGGGAGACTCGGACAACTTCGCACTGTGCCACAACCACCAGGTTAACGTGTACTCGATAGCGTCGGAGCCCTCGTCGCTGAAGACCGTGCGCTGCCTGCTCTCAATAGCAGTGCCAATGGTGTTCAGCGTGGAAGTGTTCCACAAACCGCAGAAGAACGGATGCCTGAGCGAAGGAGACAAGGCGTACCTGGCGTGCTTCTCCCCGACGGACGCGAACAACACGCCGGGAAACCTGCGCATCTCGACGCTGGAGTGGACCGGAGAGGCGCTGAAGGAGGTGCAGTGCGAAAACCACGAGCTGAGGTTCACAGACTCAGCAGAGCTGCTCTGGTCGCCCTCAGGGCAGAACCTGATAGCAGTGGCGCAGTCGACAGTGGACATGGCAGGAGAAAAGTACGGCTCAACAGCAAACTGCCTGCTATACTCGAACACAGGAAGACTCGTGAGCAAAGTAAACACAGCGACGACGCACGACGTTAGGTGGAACCCGAAGAAGGACGAGTTCATCCTGATGCAAGGAAACATGCCGTGCAAAATCACGCTCTACAACGCGGAACTGGAAACACTGTTCGAGTTCCCGAACATGTACAGAAACACGATTAAGTGGAACCCGATGGGAAACATGGTAGCCCTAGGAGGCTTTGGAAACCTAGCAGGAGAGATATGTTTCTGGTacaagaaggaggaaagcGATGAAATGGAACAAATAGTGCAATTCAAGGAGCCATGTACAGTGATTTCAGAGTGGTCACTGGACTCGAAGTACTTCATGACAGCATCGACGTTCCCGAGAATGAAGGTGgacaatttttataaaatatttaactgCGAAGGGTACCTGATCGCGAGCGAGAGCGTAGATGAGTGCTACGACGTCTCGTGGTTCTGCGGAAACCAGGACGAAAAGGATTTCATAAGGCCGAGAGTGAGAAAGTCGCTGGTAAGAAAAGCAGTGTACAGACCGAAGATGCTGCAGAAGACGACGAAGCAGTCAGTGAGCGTGCCCCCGACGACTAGTCTGACGAACACGAGGTTCTCGAAGGCACCAGGATCGCCGATATTCACAACGCTGAAGAGCACGGGAGAAAATCCGCTGCTCTACAGTCCGCCTAACGTGAAGAGCCATGACGCAGGAGCAGCGAAGGAAAAGATGAGCAAGTCAGTCTTCTCAAACGAACACGGAAACAAATGCGACCCTTCGACGGACCTGATACAGTCATTCAAGCACATATTCTCACTGTCGTTCATGAGGGAGCAGAACCAGATGATGGAAAGACAGGCGAACGTAAGAGATCAGCAGAACTACCGCCAGTACGAAGGCTTCAACGATCAAAGGATTGGAACAAACAGCGGAGCCGGAACTAGCAACATGAACAATATGGTTAATATGAGTAATATGGGTAATATGAACAATTTGAACAATCTGAGCAATATGATCAACAGCGTTAATCGCCAGAAGTACGGAGATAACGTGCGCCAGAACTACACGGGTAACAGCGGAACGCTCAGCGGAAACAACGGACACGGCTCCCTGGGAGCATTGAGCTCGAGCAGCTATTTGAGAGGAAGCTACGGTGATAATGGAAGAAGCTACGGTGATAATGGAAGAAGCTACGGTGATAATGGAAGAAGCTACGGTGACAACGGAAAAATTTACGGTGACAACGGAAAAATTTACGGTGATAACGGGCGAAGCAGCTACTCTGAAAGCAGCAGAGCGAGCCTCCAGGAAAGACTTAACTTCCACGAGGGACAGAGGCAGGCCTCGAACGAAGCACGCCAAGGGCTAGGATACGGAGGGAACGGAAACGGAAACGGAAACGGAAACGGACAACGCAAGAACACCATAGACGAGTCGAAGCAGAACTCAATGTTCATAAGACTGAAGAATCAGTTGCACTCGGACAAGGCGAAGACGCAGAACCACTCGATCATGGACGAGGGACAGCTGCTGAGGCTGCTGCTCGAGGCAAAGATAAGGTCGAAGCCCAACTGA
- a CDS encoding uncharacterized protein (protein of unknown function DUF71, ATP-binding region domain containing protein), whose product MKLFSLISGGKDSIYSILCARRLGHEVVLLGHMIPKDSNTHELDSYMFQTIGHNAIKSISECLEIPLIERTISGFPSSTQSLTYTPDSLDEVEDLYSLVEEALKVNDGIEGVLTGAICSRYQLERVKNVCSRHRLESVSPLWERNQSELLADMIKDKMEAIIIKTCSLGLNESHLGKTISELYEEFIKMKDKFGFNVCGEGGEYESLVLDCTMYKKRIVIEEHEKIYHSKDPYAPTILYVPKKWRLESKE is encoded by the exons atgaAGTTGTTTTCACTGATTTCTGGTGGAAAGGATAGCATATATAGCATACTTTGTGCTAGAAGGCTGGGCCATGAAGTCGTACTGTTGGGACACATGATTCCCAAGGATTCTAATACACATGAGCTCGACAGCTACATGTTTCAGACCATAGGACATAATGCAATCAAATCGATAAGCGAGTGTCTGGAAATTCCACTGATTGAAAGGACAATTTCGG GGTTTCCATCATCTACACAGTCACTAACATATACACCTGACAGCCTTGACGAGGTTGAAGATTTGTATTCTTTAGTAGAAGAAGCCTTG AAAGTAAATGATGGAATTGAGGGAGTTTTGACGGGAGCCATATGCTCAAGATATCAACTGGAAAGAGTTAAAAACGT GTGTTCTAGACATAGGCTGGAATCAGTCAGTCCCCTATGGGAAAGGAACCAGAGTGAATTACTGGCAGATATGATCAAGGACAAAATGGAGGCAATTATAATCAAAACCTGCTCATTGG GACTCAACGAAAGCCACCTTGGCAAAACAATATCGGAACTGTATGAGGAATTCATTAAAATG AAGGATAAATTTGGTTTCAATGTGTgcggagaaggaggagagtACGAATCCTTGGTTCTCGACTGCACAATGTATAAAAAGAGGATAGTGAT AGAGGAAcatgaaaaaatataccaTTCTAAGGACCCATATGCTCCAACAATACTCTACGTTCCAAAGAAATGGAGGTTGGAATCCAAAGAATGA
- a CDS encoding vacuolar ATP synthase subunit F, with amino-acid sequence MDRIKKLVSCKIYIIGDEDTVVGFLLAGVGSKDGLGRTNYTIVTPKFTKAQIEEIFKLYVERDDCGIIIINQHIAEMIRPLLDLHDKFVPTILEIPSKEQPYDPSKDSVMQKIKLFFGENN; translated from the exons ATGGATAGAATTAAGAAACTTGTtagttgtaaaatatacattatcGGTGACGAG GATACTGTGGTGGGATTCCTTCTGGCAGGAGTAGGAAGCAAGGATGGCCTCGGGAGGACCAATTATACCATCGTAACGCCAA AGTTCACGAAGGCCCAGATCGAagaaatttttaaattatacgTCGAACGTGACGACTGCGgcataataataataaaccaACACATAGCAGAAATGATAAGGCCATTGCTGGACCTACACGATAAATTTGTGCCGACAATACTGGAGATACCCAGCAAGGAGCAGCCGTATGACCCAAGCAAGGACTCGGTGATgcaaaaaattaagttattCTTCGGGGAGAATAACTAG
- a CDS encoding uncharacterized protein (nucleic acid binding, OB-fold, tRNA/helicase-type domain containing protein): MAPYFPIKDITTYINNWTILGKVVDKSKLRSIKGDNSLFHIDIVDKNGDTIRAKFWGVAANKWNEILQKGSVYTFSKGTVNLSNKKFNTLPHKYEITFNTDSLIEPSDEVNEINVERNYDFVSLRDIKSTSRDPPFVVDLLCFAKSLTPISVTNTKYNKETKRRSLFVVDDTSYELEVTVWGDMTESSIFDNILDKPVIISQVTIKEWNGGRIGHTGYSSDIKLASANSVRNKDRLATLESWYQQALQQNEGFKSMKAQGGLSGRETYEFSTIENVVTKGKGYFTFNCKLRKLFWKNKDGSARLWYKACPNCHKKAINEQDSNVYRCISCDDSIVQPEPRYSFSCVLIDFSGQIVTTVYGDMGKKLLGLSERELDGMDSEQLRNTLDFDVLHKDLKVSGFFKSRVYNGESRTVFNITALEEVNYAKEAENLLEKMELTYDAVENFLALSKSETERSAKRQKTE, from the exons atgGCTCCGTATTTTCCTATTAAAGATATAACCACGTACATTAATAATTGGACCATTCTGGGCAAGGTCGTTGATAAATCGAAGCTCAGGTCAATAAAAGGAGACAACTCGCTGTTTCACATCGACATAGTCGACAAGAAT GGTGACACGATTAGAGCTAAATTTTGGGGTGTCGCAGCTAACAAATGGAACGAAATTTTGCAAAAAGGATCG GTGTACACATTTTCGAAGGGAACGGTTAACCTGtcgaataaaaaatttaatactCTTCCtcataaatatgaaatcaCGTTCAACACGGACAGCTTAATAGAGCCTTCTGACGAAGTAAACGAGATCAATGTCGAAAGAAA TTACGATTTTGTATCTCTGCGTGACATTAAGTCGACATCGAGGGATCCACCGTTCGTAGTGGATTTACTTTGCTTTGCAAAGTCATTGACACCGATTTCTGTG ACGAACACGAAATATAATAAGGAGACAAAAAGAAGATCGTTGTTCGTGGTAGATGATACCAGCTATGAGTTGGAAGTGACGGTTTGGGGAGACATG aCCGAGTCGTCAATATTTGATAACATATTGGACAAACCGGTAATAATTTCACAAGTAACCATCAAGGAATGGAACGGTGGAAGGATAGGACACACCGGATACTCGAGTGACATCAAGTTGGCCAGCGCCAATTCAGTTAGAAATAAGGATAGGCTTGCAACACTGGAATCGTGGTATCAGCAG GCCTTGCAGCAAAACGAAGGCTTTAAGAGCATGAAGGCACAAGGTGGACTCTCAGGAAGAGAAACATACGAGTTCTCAACAATCGAAAACGTGGTTACCAAGGGCAAGGGGTACTTTACATTCAACTGTAAGCTGAGGAAGCTGTTCTGGAAAAACAAAGACGGAAGTGCCCGTCTGTGGTACAAGGCCTGCCCCAACTGCCACAAGAAGGCAATAAACGAGCAGGACTCAAACGTTTATAGGTGCATCAGCTGTGACGACTCAATAGTTCAGCCGGAGCCAAG atattCGTTCTCTTGTGTCCTCATAGACTTCAGTGGCCAGATAGTAACAACAGTGTATGGAGACATGG GTAAAAAACTACTTGGCCTGAGTGAAAGGGAACTGGACGGAATGGACAGTGAACAGTTGAGAAACACACTAGATTTTGATGTGTTACACAAG GACCTGAAGGTTTCAGGGTTTTTTAAATCGAGAGTATACAACGGCGAGTCTAGGACAGTGTTTAACATAACTGCCTTGGAGGAAGTAAACTACGCGAAAGAAGCAGAAAACCTACTGGAGAAGATGGAATTAACGTACGACGCAGTGGAAAACTTTCTCGCACTAAGTAAGTCGGAAACTGAAAGGAGTGCGAAGAGACAGAAAACGGAGTAG
- a CDS encoding purine nucleoside phosphorylase, giving the protein MEDFSKYFFNKTKIPERFGYFKTAFVFGHESWFDIFLTLADSHVEFGTYKTMKSVEINYKGHNILLCNFCYGFVNLNRVVAEAAVLGVKNIMYLNFSLPLKPNSTIKDKDVYVIYASCRNEEATVIEVDDSYPAAAHPCVVRSLREAASALGTTLKPLKSIVIDSFYEKKIKRFTLIDEAIQADVELKDWDSAPMLVFASARDVRSAILTCVGLKPNLTDMNGELSDFSHYNEQMTLMAKTALDACVLVEEKYI; this is encoded by the coding sequence ATGGAAGACTTTTCGAAAtacttttttaataaaacgaAGATTCCTGAGAGGTTCGGTTACTTCAAAACCGCCTTCGTTTTCGGCCATGAGTCCTGGtttgatatatttttaacattgGCCGATAGCCATGTCGAGTTTGGTACCTACAAGACCATGAAATCTGttgaaataaattacaaGGGCCACAACATCCTTCTGTGTAATTTTTGCTACGGGTTCGTTAACTTAAACAGGGTGGTTGCCGAGGCCGCCGTTTTGGGAGTCAAAAACATCATgtatttaaacttttcTCTTCCCCTGAAGCCGAATTCCACCATTAAGGACAAGGACGTGTACGTTATTTACGCCTCTTGCAGGAACGAGGAGGCCACCGTCATAGAGGTCGACGACAGCTACCCTGCCGCCGCGCACCCCTGCGTTGTTAGGTCCCTGAGGGAGGCCGCCAGTGCGCTTGGGACCACTCTCAAGCCTCTCAAGTCGATCGTCATTGACAGTTTCTATGAGAAGAAGATTAAGAGGTTCACTCTCATCGACGAGGCTATTCAGGCCGACGTCGAATTGAAGGACTGGGACTCCGCTCCCATGTTGGTTTTCGCCTCTGCGCGTGACGTCAGAAGTGCCATTTTGACCTGCGTTGGTTTAAAACCAAACTTGACTGACATGAACGGCGAGCTTTCAGACTTTTCTCACTACAATGAGCAGATGACGCTCATGGCCAAAACTGCCCTCGACGCCTGCGTACTGGTAGAGGAAAAATATATCTGA